The Methylobacterium sp. PvR107 genome contains a region encoding:
- a CDS encoding cache domain-containing protein, producing the protein MFKTLAACLMLLILVAPSPVLGRGKFPISHQAAEIESLVNKASDVLVERGSEAFADFRTKGSSWRYADVYLFVVDMNGIVLFNAARPDREERDFLDDRDADGKRFHRDFIEVVKTFGSGWVDYMFPKPGQSHAHVKWSYICATRVDGVDALVGAGVYVD; encoded by the coding sequence ATGTTCAAGACGTTGGCGGCATGTCTGATGTTGCTGATCCTGGTCGCCCCATCTCCTGTTCTCGGGCGGGGGAAATTCCCAATTTCACATCAAGCGGCGGAGATCGAGTCCCTGGTCAACAAGGCCTCCGACGTTCTAGTGGAACGGGGCAGCGAAGCCTTTGCGGACTTCAGGACGAAAGGCAGCTCTTGGCGATACGCGGATGTCTACCTGTTCGTGGTCGACATGAACGGCATCGTGCTGTTCAACGCCGCTCGCCCGGACCGCGAAGAACGGGACTTCCTCGACGACCGCGATGCTGACGGAAAGCGGTTCCACAGAGACTTCATCGAAGTCGTCAAGACGTTCGGCTCCGGCTGGGTCGATTACATGTTCCCCAAGCCCGGACAGTCCCATGCCCACGTGAAGTGGAGCTACATCTGCGCGACGCGCGTCGACGGCGTCGATGCACTCGTGGGGGCGGGTGTCTATGTCGATTGA
- a CDS encoding bifunctional aspartate transaminase/aspartate 4-decarboxylase codes for MAESFDLRDFESLSPFEIKDELIKLAKSTSRRTQSAFLNAGRGNPNWVATTPRDAFFLLGQFAMSESRRVMTHPAGLGGMPQATGSAERLAAWLQQRADQPGADFLTALVPYATKTFAFEPDAFVHELVDSIVGDNYPVPDRMLVHNERIVHEYLMWAMCGSRKPPGRFDIYAVEGGTAAMCYLFKSLKANRLLMPGDTIALGTPIFTPYLEMTHLEDYALDVVHIKAPQENKFQYTDAEIDKLLDPKVKAFFVVNPGNPTGMALSPETIAKITRLVRDKRPDLMILTDDVYGTFVHDFRSLMAELPHNTIGVYSFSKYFGCTGWRLGAIAIHEDNIFDTAIAKLPPEVTADLDKRYGPLTLEPRKLKFIDRIVADSRDIALNHTAGLSLPQQVMMSLFSLAELMDENKIYQDACMEIVNRRAWSMIEGLGLQLTPNPNYDAYYGLIDFEFWARKNIGEEAVAYLKRNVHPLDLAFRLAEVHGIVLLNGGGFEAPDWSLRVSLANLSDEAYADIGRGVRAVARGYRDAYEAAKRAAPAEIEVEHVPAK; via the coding sequence ATGGCAGAATCGTTCGATCTACGGGATTTCGAGTCGCTTAGCCCATTCGAGATCAAGGACGAACTGATCAAGCTGGCCAAGTCGACGTCGCGCCGGACACAATCGGCCTTCCTCAATGCGGGGCGGGGCAATCCGAACTGGGTCGCGACGACGCCGCGAGACGCCTTCTTCCTCCTCGGCCAATTCGCAATGAGCGAGAGCCGGCGCGTGATGACTCACCCGGCCGGGCTCGGCGGCATGCCGCAGGCGACCGGAAGCGCGGAGCGGCTCGCGGCCTGGCTGCAGCAGCGTGCCGATCAGCCCGGCGCGGACTTCCTGACCGCCCTCGTTCCCTACGCGACGAAGACATTCGCCTTCGAGCCGGACGCCTTCGTGCACGAACTCGTCGACTCGATCGTCGGAGACAACTACCCCGTTCCCGACCGGATGCTCGTCCACAACGAGCGCATCGTGCACGAATACCTGATGTGGGCGATGTGCGGGTCGCGCAAGCCGCCCGGCCGGTTCGACATCTACGCGGTCGAGGGCGGCACGGCGGCGATGTGCTACCTGTTCAAGTCGCTCAAGGCCAACCGGCTCCTGATGCCGGGCGATACGATCGCCCTCGGCACGCCGATCTTCACGCCTTATCTCGAGATGACGCATCTTGAGGACTATGCCCTCGACGTGGTTCACATCAAGGCGCCGCAGGAGAACAAATTTCAGTACACGGATGCCGAGATCGACAAGCTGCTCGATCCCAAGGTCAAGGCTTTCTTCGTCGTCAATCCCGGCAACCCGACCGGGATGGCGCTGAGCCCGGAGACGATCGCCAAGATCACCCGGTTGGTCAGGGACAAGCGGCCCGATCTGATGATTCTGACCGACGATGTCTACGGCACGTTCGTGCACGATTTCCGATCGCTGATGGCGGAGCTGCCGCACAACACCATCGGTGTGTACTCGTTCTCGAAATATTTCGGCTGCACCGGCTGGCGGCTCGGCGCGATCGCGATCCACGAGGACAATATCTTCGACACGGCGATCGCGAAGCTGCCGCCCGAGGTGACCGCGGATCTCGACAAGCGCTACGGGCCGCTGACCCTGGAGCCGCGCAAGCTCAAGTTCATCGACCGCATCGTGGCCGACAGCCGCGACATCGCGCTCAACCACACCGCCGGCCTCTCCCTGCCTCAGCAGGTGATGATGAGCCTGTTCTCGCTCGCCGAACTGATGGACGAGAACAAGATCTATCAGGACGCCTGCATGGAGATCGTCAACCGGCGCGCCTGGTCGATGATCGAGGGGCTCGGCCTCCAGCTCACGCCCAACCCGAATTACGATGCCTATTACGGGCTGATCGACTTCGAGTTCTGGGCGCGCAAGAACATCGGCGAGGAAGCCGTGGCCTACCTGAAGCGCAACGTCCATCCGCTAGACCTCGCCTTCCGGCTGGCCGAGGTCCACGGCATCGTGCTGCTCAACGGCGGCGGGTTCGAAGCGCCCGACTGGTCCCTGCGGGTCTCCCTCGCCAACCTGTCCGACGAGGCCTACGCCGATATCGGACGCGGCGTGCGTGCCGTCGCGCGCGGCTATCGGGATGCCTACGAGGCTGCCAAGCGCGCCGCCCCGGCGGAGATCGAGGTCGAGCACGTGCCGGCTAAGTAA
- the aspT gene encoding aspartate-alanine antiporter yields the protein MADWLVRTFQTYPELAIFLSLAIGFAIGPRKIAGFSLGNVTATLLAAVAIGQLGIAISPNVKSTFFILFIFAVGYGVGPQFVSGLTKEGPRQIGFSLVVLVLCLLSPVLCAKLAGLDLGYAAGMYAGSQTISASIGVASDQIARLDMPADQAKTYLDQIPIGYAVTYIFGTIGSAIILAQLGPKLIGVDLEKACKDYEQTMGGQVSEGGLISAIRHIELRAYRVPDDDSIVGRPVRDIWPGMRVFVERVRRGDQIIEADGETMLRPDDVVAVSGRRERLVETLNPMLEEVQDRELLNVPAEVVDVLVTHRAVAGMTLEALASHEWARGVYLRKIMRNMVEIPVLPRTEILRGDILTLAGGRRHVEAAIEQLGYPDRTVETTDIAFLAAGIVLGGLVGALSYKLGGIPISLSTSGGALLAGLVLGWLRTIRPVFGRIPGPALWLLNTLGLNIFIAVVGISAGPGFVAGVQAVGLSLLLWGALATAIPMVLSVYIGRYIFKFHPAILFGACAGVRTTTAALGMVQEAAKSKIPALGYGMPYAIGNTVLTIYGMVIVLAFS from the coding sequence ATGGCCGATTGGCTCGTCAGAACCTTTCAGACCTATCCCGAGCTGGCGATCTTCCTGTCCCTGGCGATCGGGTTTGCAATCGGTCCTCGGAAAATCGCGGGCTTCAGCCTCGGGAATGTCACCGCGACCCTGCTCGCCGCCGTCGCCATCGGGCAGCTCGGGATCGCCATCTCGCCCAACGTCAAGTCGACCTTCTTCATCCTGTTCATCTTCGCGGTTGGCTATGGAGTCGGGCCGCAATTCGTGAGCGGCCTGACCAAAGAGGGCCCGCGGCAGATCGGCTTCTCGCTCGTCGTCCTGGTCCTCTGCCTGCTCTCACCCGTGCTCTGCGCCAAGCTCGCCGGCCTCGATCTCGGCTACGCGGCGGGGATGTACGCCGGCTCGCAGACCATCTCGGCCTCAATCGGCGTCGCATCCGACCAGATCGCGCGGCTCGACATGCCGGCCGACCAGGCCAAGACCTATCTCGATCAGATCCCGATCGGTTACGCGGTCACCTACATCTTCGGGACGATCGGGTCGGCGATCATCCTGGCGCAGCTCGGACCGAAGCTGATCGGCGTCGATCTCGAGAAGGCCTGCAAAGACTACGAGCAGACGATGGGCGGTCAGGTGAGCGAGGGCGGCCTCATCTCGGCGATCCGTCACATCGAGTTGCGGGCCTACCGGGTACCCGACGACGACAGCATCGTCGGCCGTCCGGTGCGGGACATATGGCCGGGGATGCGCGTCTTCGTTGAGCGCGTGCGGCGCGGCGATCAGATCATCGAGGCCGATGGCGAGACCATGCTGCGGCCGGACGACGTCGTGGCCGTCTCCGGACGTCGCGAGCGCCTCGTCGAAACCCTCAATCCCATGCTGGAGGAGGTCCAGGACCGGGAACTCCTCAATGTTCCGGCAGAGGTCGTCGACGTTCTCGTCACGCACCGCGCCGTCGCCGGCATGACCCTTGAGGCGCTTGCGAGCCATGAGTGGGCACGCGGCGTCTATCTGCGCAAGATCATGCGCAACATGGTCGAGATCCCCGTGCTGCCGCGGACCGAGATCCTGCGCGGGGACATCCTGACGCTCGCCGGAGGCCGTCGCCACGTCGAAGCGGCGATTGAGCAACTCGGCTACCCGGACCGGACGGTCGAGACGACCGATATCGCCTTCCTCGCCGCCGGTATCGTCCTCGGCGGCCTCGTCGGCGCCCTGAGCTACAAGCTCGGCGGCATCCCGATCAGCCTGTCGACCTCCGGCGGCGCGCTGCTCGCCGGTCTGGTGCTCGGCTGGCTGCGAACCATCCGCCCGGTCTTCGGACGCATCCCGGGACCGGCCCTCTGGCTGCTGAATACGCTGGGCCTCAACATCTTCATCGCCGTCGTCGGCATCAGCGCCGGTCCGGGCTTCGTGGCGGGCGTCCAGGCCGTGGGCTTGAGTCTTCTTCTCTGGGGGGCACTCGCGACCGCTATCCCGATGGTCCTGTCGGTCTACATCGGCCGGTACATCTTCAAGTTTCACCCGGCGATCCTGTTCGGCGCCTGCGCGGGCGTGCGGACCACCACGGCGGCCCTCGGCATGGTCCAGGAAGCCGCCAAGAGCAAGATCCCGGCCCTGGGCTACGGCATGCCCTACGCCATCGGCAACACTGTGCTCACCATCTACGGCATGGTGATCGTGCTCGCCTTTTCCTGA